A single genomic interval of Candidatus Neomarinimicrobiota bacterium harbors:
- the gatB gene encoding Asp-tRNA(Asn)/Glu-tRNA(Gln) amidotransferase subunit GatB — protein MSNQYEAVIGLEVHAQLLTETKIFCGCKNEYGAEPNTNTCPICLGMPGVLPVLNKKAVEFAIKMGLATNCKIRGFSRFARKNYFYPDLPKGYQISQYEEPLCYDGYVNIRVNGKNKKIRIRRIHLEEDAGKSIHIHGKGDYTLVDYNRCGVPLIEIVTEPDISSPEEAYLYLSKIKQILEYLEISDCNMEEGSLRCDANISVRKVGVKELGTKTEMKNMNSFRGVERALEFEINRQIEILKEGGKVLQQTLLWDEDRGKARVMRTKEEADDYRYFPEPDLVPMKIEKEWIEEINKALPELPDEKYARFLNSYNLREYDVEILTSDKYLANYFEETVKYLDDPVLASKWIQSEVLRVLKDKNISVRDIKLKPKTFAELLKLIKNGTITGNVGKDIFNEIVDTDESPEEIVRKKGLVQVSDTDELMKVVNEVLAENPNEVERYKAGKKNLIGFFMGQVMRKTKGKANPKIVNKLLSEFLNK, from the coding sequence ATGAGTAATCAGTATGAAGCTGTAATAGGACTTGAGGTTCATGCTCAACTTTTGACAGAGACAAAAATATTCTGCGGATGTAAAAATGAGTATGGAGCGGAGCCAAATACCAATACCTGTCCGATATGCCTTGGTATGCCGGGAGTTTTGCCTGTATTGAATAAAAAGGCAGTAGAATTTGCTATCAAAATGGGGCTTGCTACAAATTGCAAGATAAGAGGTTTTTCTCGTTTTGCCAGGAAAAACTATTTTTATCCAGATTTACCAAAAGGTTATCAAATATCACAGTATGAAGAGCCTTTATGTTATGATGGTTATGTCAATATTAGAGTAAATGGAAAAAATAAAAAGATAAGGATAAGAAGGATACACCTTGAAGAGGATGCAGGTAAATCTATTCATATACATGGTAAAGGTGATTATACCCTTGTCGATTATAATAGGTGCGGTGTCCCACTTATTGAAATTGTTACAGAACCTGATATTTCGTCTCCTGAAGAAGCATATTTATATTTGTCCAAGATAAAGCAGATTCTGGAATATCTTGAAATTAGTGATTGCAATATGGAAGAGGGCAGTCTCAGGTGTGATGCGAATATCTCTGTCAGAAAAGTTGGCGTAAAAGAGTTAGGGACAAAAACTGAAATGAAAAATATGAATTCATTCAGAGGTGTTGAGAGAGCACTGGAATTTGAAATTAACAGACAGATTGAAATTCTTAAGGAAGGAGGAAAAGTTCTACAACAGACATTACTCTGGGATGAAGATAGAGGAAAAGCGAGAGTGATGAGAACAAAGGAGGAAGCAGATGATTATAGATACTTTCCAGAACCTGACCTGGTACCTATGAAAATTGAAAAGGAATGGATTGAAGAAATAAATAAAGCTCTACCTGAGCTTCCAGATGAAAAATATGCAAGATTTTTAAATTCATATAATTTGAGAGAATATGATGTGGAGATTTTAACTTCGGATAAATATCTTGCTAACTATTTTGAAGAAACTGTGAAATACTTGGACGATCCTGTATTAGCAAGCAAATGGATACAGAGTGAAGTTCTGAGGGTGTTAAAGGATAAAAATATTTCAGTCAGGGATATTAAACTGAAACCTAAAACATTCGCAGAATTGTTGAAATTGATAAAAAATGGGACAATAACTGGTAATGTTGGAAAAGATATTTTTAACGAGATTGTTGATACAGACGAATCACCTGAAGAAATTGTCAGGAAAAAGGGCTTAGTTCAGGTAAGCGATACTGATGAGCTGATGAAAGTTGTGAATGAAGTACTGGCAGAAAATCCTAATGAAGTTGAAAGATATAAAGCCGGGAAAAAGAATCTGATCGGATTTTTTATGGGACAGGTTATGAGAAAAACTAAAGGTAAAGCAAATCCTAAGATTGTAAATAAATTGTTAAGTGAATTTTTGAATAAATAG